In Lolium rigidum isolate FL_2022 chromosome 3, APGP_CSIRO_Lrig_0.1, whole genome shotgun sequence, the genomic window gagctccAGTGATCCCTTTTAAGAAAagtaattaaaaatcatatttttaagttttaaaaatatatgaaaataaatcatgatgtagtcagtattgtatcccacaaacgtgtaaattttcaactggaaataatgtgtattttgagctgcacaaaaataacaaatatgtggatctgagtatagtgattcaaatctcaaaaaaaatttcagaatttgtcatttttgtgtagctcagaaaacaaaatatttgtaattgagattttatacgttagtggaatacatcattgactacttttagaattttactacataattttttgaaatatataaatataattttcgaattttttaatacattgagatcactggtgcccatgatcCAAAAGAACTTTTCGGTGAATTATAGTACTACACTACTACTTTTGGTTAAGAAAGAAGTGGACACCAATAGCGTGCAGAGATTATGGGCACGGATCAACGGCAGTTTCAGTTTGTCTGTGCCTCGTGGCCATGCAAAATTTGAAAGCTGCCATCCGGCCGTTGGATGTATCATCGCGCGGTGCAGAGCCCGTCGCGCTGCGCGGCGATTTTTCTCACGTCAGCACAAtataaatctcgggaaaataaACGAAATCTTGAATTAAAGCAACGTGAAGTTATGATCTCTGAGGTGATTGCTGAGATTTCACAGTCCAGGGTGTAATCAACTTCCGCCACTAGATCAGGTAGTCAACACGCTTCATGATCTCCGCATGATGACGGAACGGTGCTTTTTGTAGCCACATAGGTTCCTCCTGGCCAAGTGTTTTCCCAGGCCGAAAGTGGTGGGCAGAATTGCAGTGGCGGCCGGGAGGATTTTGCCAGCATCTTCCTTCTCCAGAAGTTGCAAGATACGTTACATAAAGGCAACCCCTGACGTAAGTAAATTACCCACCTCACAAGTCACAACCCTGTCGATGGAGACCTGCCCGCCCGTGTCGTGTGTGGATTCTTCGCACACTCGCCCGCCCCAAACCTTAGATTTGCACTTTAAGATAACAGACTTTTTCCTTGTAGATGCTGATATCTAGATCAGTACTACGAGCATAACTTTTGATATCAGGCTTTCCATTTGTTTGATGGCATAAGTGGAAGAAGTACACAGCAATTTTGAAGTTGTTCCCGTCTTCCCGAGTCATCCTCCGTTGCCTTCTTGGGAAACGGGCAAAAAGACTCCTCCTCCTTCGGGTTTCAAAAAAGGGCTAGCTCTTCCTTCCGACACCAAACTCAGCCAGCCATCGATCAAACCTGTGCGTCTCCAATTCTCGATACTGCTTCAGCCATGGTTCAGATCAAGGAATTGTATCCTTCTATGATCTTTTATGTTCACCGTGATACTTTCTTTTGCACGATCTTCCTTCTTTTATCACCTTTCTTTGTTAACTCATGGGAATTTGGCGCCCCTTGACTTCGATCTTGTACCAAGCCGAATCGTCATGCCTATGTCGATCGAGGAGGTATGTAGAACCAACAGGAAAAAACATTCAGGAAGTATTGTCCTCTTTTTGTTCAGTTGGTAATTGAGCTGACCAAGATTGATTTATTCTGTCGCAGTATGAAATAGGGCTCAGCTACACCATCATGAAGATGGAGCAGCAGAATACAAACGGCAAGGAGGGCGTGGAGGTGCTGCAGCAGGTCCCCTTTGAGGACGAGAAGCTAGGCGAGGGCCAATTCACATCAAAAGTTTATCATTTGCAAAGGTTCGTCTGTATGCAGTCATCTACGTTTTTGTTTTGCTTCAGTTGGATTCTCGAGAAATTGGGAGGGTGGGGAGTGCTTTTTTACTAAAACCAAGGGTTAATGGCTATATTTCACAGTGATCAGCAATCATAAGTTGTCTCAGAAAGAAATTTAAAATATGCGAATTAAGGCCATTACAAACTCCTGTTACTATTTATACGCAACCTTGACAGTAATAAGCATGTCATGGTAATCATGAGAGGTTAGCACAAAGCTTGGCTAATTAGATAATTGCTAAGTAGTGAAAAGTAAACGTTGCATTCAAAACATTATGAAATAATAAGCTACTGACTAATTTAGGGAGCAAACGCTTGTAGTTGAAAACTTTATGATTTGAGGATGTTAACTAGGTTCCATCTGAGGATGTTGAGCCCGGCGGGTGCCAAATGGCCAGTTCACCTCAAAAGTTTAGGTTAATGACTTACCTCGTGCAATGACATGGGGGACGGCTGATAGATCCTTTAAAAATTGGTCAATTACTATTTCAATATTTTTTCGGATGTTAATGACTATTTCATACTACCTCTGGTCGTATTTAATCGACGTTGCTTAACACACCAGATTGCCTGCCGTATGTGCATCACTCGCGTCAATTTaaaccgaccggagggagtagtaattacTGAGTAATGAGCATAAGTAGTTCTAAGAAGAAAACAAACATGCCTACTAAGGCCATTACAAACATGTAAATCCATGACTTGTTTAGTACAATTCTAATTGCTAAGTTGTAGTTGAAAATAAACGTTGGCAATCAGGACATTTGGAGCAATTATATCGTTTCTGCAAACAGTTGTAGTTCcaaaacataaaaggtaaaacttTGTGCAGCAAAATTCCGTCTTGGATGAAGGGCTTTGCGTCTGCGAGTGCTCTCGCCGTGCACGAGAACTCCTGGTCAGCGTATCCAAAGAGCAGAACAGGTCTGAAAAGACAATTTAATACCACTTATCAATCATATTTTTGTTATATTCCACAATAAAGAATTCTTGCTAAACCTAGTTCTGTTTGCATTTGCCATGGATGTTGCTCTGACCCTCATCAGTGATCAAGGTACTACCATGTAGAGAATGCTTTTGGTTCTTCGAGTCCAATCCAACACCCCTTAGTTCATTCAGTACTAACTTCATTGTTCCTGATTATTTGCTACGATGCAGTGTCCCCTTTTCAGCAAGTGTTCACTGACCATCGACACCGTGATCAGACCTGACAACGGCTGCTCTGAAAACGTAAGCACGTTCAGTCGTCGTATCGTAGTCATTTTCAGCCTTTCAGACGAAAGGAAACGACGCTAATTATAGATTGCATCACAAGCAGGCGCATGATTTAACCGGTCAGCAGCTGGCCGCACGAGAGGTCGAGGTCGTCGACATCGCGTCGGTATCGCGGGACTACTGGAGCAAGGTGATCACCGCTCCAAACGTCGACCTCACGACCTTCAGGTCCCAACAGACGGACCGAGGGCCCCTTCTCAAGGGATGGATGGTAATGCAGATTTCTCAGTTATGTTCAGTGATCTATCTGTCCTGCAACTGTCAAATTTGACATGTTGTAATTTGTAAATGTGCATGGAATTTGCTTAAGGATTCTTGCCGTCCcgtgatgaccatatacaagctgGTGACCATGGATGCTCCCATCTGGGGCTTGGGTGAACGGCTCGAAGACTGCCTCATCGCGGTAATCGTGTCGCGCGTGTTCCTCCATTGCAATCTTGATGTGAATCTGGCACAGTCTTGGTGCTTGCGAAGTTCAGAGCTGAACGTGGTGTGTTTTGTGGTCCATGCCGTTGCAGGGGGAGAGGGCGCTGTTCCTGGCGTGCCACCGGCTGTGTTTCGCGTGGATAGACGAGTGGCACGACATGACCATGGAGCAGATCCGGGAGATGGAGAGGCACACCGAACTACTACTCAAAAAGGTCAGCGTTACTAATGGCCTGGGTTGCTATCTCTATCTGTTCTAGTTACTGACTGATTGATGTTGCTGCAGACACTGAAGAAATCTGGTAAGGCCGGGAGCAAGCACGAGGGCAAGAGGAAGACTCTCAAAGACGAGATCGCGGTCGTGGGGAGCTGCAACTGATGCTGGCCCGTTGTTGATCACTTTGGCGCTGAATGCCAACACCAAACACCATGGTAGGGTGGGTTTAACCAACATGCTAGCAGCAATCTCAGATTTAGATTAGGCTTGCACCGACTATGATGAAGTTAACATTTGTACAATTGTGAAGAAATTTCTGTAACGTGTGCTACTGTATTTACAACCCCGGCCGCTAACAATAGCGGTGAccaaaaccaaaaaggaccaaaTGACATCTAATAATTCATAGCACAAAGTACTACACCGGCCGGTGACGTTTTCCACTTGGTAGCCAAACCAAGACCCATCAAAACACAAAGTCTAATCTAGACCCTGGAAAGCTTGCAAACCAAAACCCAACATGAAAAACACCAACTCATTGGCCATTGGTGCTTCATTCGCTAGTACAGATATATAGGCACATACAAGCTTTTTTTTTTCTAGAATACACCACGCTAGTACAAACCATCGCGGCCCTTTCCCTGGTGCGCTCTCACCGTAGCCAATATGGGAGCACGGGTGTCTGACAGCTGCCCTCAACCCCGGTTGGATCCCCGACTTGCATCCCCACCACCTTGTTCTTGGTGTGTGCGTCCCGTCGTGGCCACCGGTGTGCTGGCCCCCGCCGCGGCCCTCTCCCTGGTGCGCTCACCTCCACCGACCTATGAGGATAGGCGCTGACGGCCCGCATGAGCGCCGCCGCGGCTCCCTGCCCGGTGCACTGCCTCCTTCTATGCCGCTCGGCCACACAGACTCTCCGCCCATTGGCTCCTATTCGACTGCTACACCTTTCTCGACGCAAGaccgcgccgccctcctcctccccaacCGACGAGAGGCGACCGATTCCGTAATGGGAGTTCATCGGGAGCGTTCCCAACATGTGTCCCCTCTTCTCCGGTGGCACCCTCACCCTCTTTGTTATTGTGCAGTAACTGGCCGGCCCAAGCGCCATCGCAGCTCCCTACCCCGGTAAACTGCCCCCTTCCGGGCCACCCGGTGACAGAGGCTCGCCGCCCATCGGCTCTTCTTCGATGGGCGTGCCCTGCTCTCTCTGCTATGCGAGACCGCGCTGCCCTCCGGCTCCCCAACCGGCGAGAGACGACCGACGCCGCAACCAGAGGCACACGGTGGCATCATAGTTGTTGAGCACTCAAACAGTGAAGAAGAACATGAGGGCCACAAATTAGAATTTGAAATGTGTAAAGGCACGTACAATGTCAACCTGACAATGGGATCCATATGTCTATTTGGCCATTAAACCAATATCAGAGAAGAATTAGTGTTTTTTTACATGTTAGCGCTAGATTGttggtttttttaaaaaaaccctAGTGTAAAgtggtgattttttttaaaacactGGCCTATAGTGTGGTGGCATTTTTTATAATTATGTCCGAAACAAACACATCTCGTGTGTAAAATGGATCAACTCTTGCGTGCAGGGGCAGCCTGCCATTGGCTAGGGTGACTTCACCATGTCGCTGAGGTGGCATGAGCCTGCTCCAACAGCAGCATCAGTGCCAACACCGACTCCTCCGACGGTAACACCTCCTCTGGTCTAGCCATGAGGCCCATGACCGTGGAAGCAATCAGTCTTCGTCGACCTAGCCGATGACAAATAGGTATGGCGGCGCAAACCATAGTTACCAGATAGGGTTTTGTTTATTTATAttcatgttttttttgttttttaactaTATAAATTAGGTTTTTAATATAGTATCAGATATTATAAAAAAATATCGTTTGGCCGCTAAGTTTAACCGACCAAAGAGGACACGGCCGCATTTCTATACACGGCCAACCTAAACAAATTAAAACAAACGAAATGGATCAGCTCGGTGAAGCTGCAGctagatttttttgttttgttttgcgaaacacattgcaatcaaagacgctcacacaAGTGTGCACACACTcatcctatgaacgcacgcacgcatatCCTACCCCTACGAGCATATACAAGAGACTGCGTCGAAGAACTAATCCggcggatcttgaaattgacgaattcACCATATgtgtctcgctgtcgacggaaacgtcgcctcccactaaagAACATCCCACCTTTATGAGATACCAAAGTATTAAATCTAAAATTTGAATTCTATGAACTAGGAGTGCCCCTGTCCTTCTAACCGTCCAACCACATATTGATTCTAACGCTTAGATTTATTATCTCCTCCTGTCTTGGACGGTAAAACAAAACACGAGCTCCGAAGATGAATTCACGTACACCACACATGCACGCTCCTAGTCAGATGAGCTCGacgtcttcttccacatggcgaaCAAGAAGGACGAGCCTACAGCTGTGCCGACTGCAAAGACAACCGCGGCAGCATCGGAAACGCCCACAGACGGGGCCTTGCCGACATGTACAGATACAAGCAGGCCGGGCCAAAATCGACAGGCACAGCGCATCGGACAAGCACACGCCACCAGCAAAGCATAGTAGTAGCAGTTTTTTACAAGAGGGCAAAGCTTAATCTAATCGCCACTGGTCAGGCATCCCAGTTTCTCACGCGACTCCCAGGGAAACCCGGTACGTGGAGCGCAACTGGCCAGGCCGCGTGCCTGGCCGGGGACACGTACGCTCCCTCCAGAAGTCCATGTCGAATCAGATCAGCTACCAAAAGAATACAATGTCAGTAGTCTATataaacggacgtgtacattatcTGGCAATCCAAATCAACCAAGTCACTAGCTTCTAGGCGCTCCTCTCCTCCCGCAACCACAAGGAAAGAAGAAAGAAAGCTTTGGGTAGACAAGTGAGCTAGCCATGGCCTCAGCGACCTTCCTTGAGGTGATCCTCGCCATCATCCTGCCGCCCGTCGGCGTCTTCCTCCGCTACGGCCTCGCCGTAAGTGACTGACTActctcgtctctctctctctctcgctcgctcGAGTCTTCTTCGCCCTTTTCTACGGGTTTAATCTGATGTGCTGTTTTAGAGTCGTGTGCATATCTGATCTCTGTTGTGTGTGGATGTATCAGGTGGAGTTTTGGATCTGTCTCTTGCTCACCATTCTCGGGTACATTCCTGGGATCATCTACGCAGTGTACGTGCTGGTGGCCTAAGCTTGGTGGGAGCGAGCGACCGTCCAAGAGGACATGATGTTCTCTCTGGGTTAAGAGAGCTTGAGTTCATCTGTATGTATTCAGTATTGTGTTTTTTTTTGGAACTCAGTGCTGTGGATTGTGTGATGTCAAGAGTGTAGTTCCGGAGGGCTTTTTCTAGCCAAAGGTATTAATGGATTGCAGTGCATATATCATCTTAAATTTGAAGTATTGGATGCCTGAAAGTGAAAGGTCCTTCCGAACAAATCTTCGGACAGAGGGCGGCAAGTGAACAGCGGGTACGCTGCAGATTTGTCCAGAAAAATGCAAGCTTAATGAAATCGCTAACAAATCCCCGCAAATTTTCTAAAAACGGAAATACCAAAACAGACAACAGCACAGTGGGGGGAGGGAAGCAGCACGGGACCCGTCGCCATTGTTATCTTCCCCAGTTCGAGGATGCACTGGACCGAGATGCAGGGAAAGCAATCATCTTAACTTGGCGAAAACCTGCTTTGATTAACGCCGTTTTGAGGGTTACATTGAACCCAAATAACTAGAACAAAATGCCCAGGGCGAGTAAATTACAGGAATCTACCACAATTGGGGCGAACATTACGAGTCAGTACCTGTTTTGGTAATTTTAACATGTCAGTACCAACATTGGGGCGTAGAGAACCAATTCGCGCAAAACTGTCCCAGACAGTGAAATTAGCACTTAGGCCCCACTGTCAGGTGCCAGCTGGCCAAACGGCCGTTTATTGGAGCGTTAGGGTAGCGAGGCCCTTAGCGCCCTGGTCCGACCCGGTCGGACCCCAAAACATTTTCTTCTCCCCCATTCTCCCGTGCTCGAGTCCTGGTGGCGGCCGGATGGAGGAGCCGACAATCCCTGGTGCTGGTCGTCGGTGCGGCGAGAGTAGCTGCGGCGGTGGAGGGGTGGCAAGTAGCAACACGGAGAGCGTTGTTGAAGATCTGGATGAGTTGTGGCCGTCGCGCccatcatcggcggcggcggattTGCTCGCCAAGGTTTGGGTGGAAAATCTCGCGACTTCTGAGCGCCAATCCATCGTCGGCGGCTTAGAGTAAGATCTTGTACCCATTCTTGTAGGCTGGATTATCTCCCGCATCGCTGTAAATTTTTGGATTAGGGTTAGCCGTAGATTGATTGCTGAAATGTACCCACTCTTTGGCGGCGGCCGTATGATTGATTGCTGAAATGTGCTCTCTATATTTTATCTTTGTAGTTTGGATAATGAAGTATGGGAGGTCAGAATAAATTTGGATGGGTTTGATAACGTTGAGAGGACAATAGGGCGTGATGACATTACATATCAACAGATTGTTGCCATGATTGAGGTCAGGGGATATAGCATTCTAGATAACATCTATTGCGGATGACTAGATGGACAGGAGGTATTGGTTGAGAACAGTGCAATAATCTATCAACTGCTGGACATGTTTCAATCTAGTCGAGTTTTAAGCTTGACTGTAAAGAGAAGGGCTGTTCTTGGTAATAATCAGACTTGTGCAGAGGGAAGTGGCAATGCAGTTGGCAATGAAGGATGGCAGATTCAAGTACTGTCAAGTGAAGCTGCCAGTAATGTATCTGGTCAATTTCCTTACATGTGCactcaagaaagcagaaatgttGAGAAGGGAAAGGCAGTACAAAATGATGCAGAAGATGATGCCAATATATTTTTCGACATGGGAGAGGCAGACTTTGCTGCAATGGAGGAGCTAAGGAGGAAGGAAGAAGTGGAAATAGTTGAGAAGattgaggagatgagaagaattcgAGAGGATCCATTTCTTCAACTGTGAAGgtgacaccgatattgaagataTCTATGTAGTTCCAGATTTGAATGAAGCAGCTAATGAACCTGAACCTGAACTTGAACCTTTGAAGAAAAAGCAGAAGACGGTTAAAAGAGGTCCCGGACCAACAACGAGATGTCATTCGTCTGTGCAAATTGATGACATACTAGACTACATGCCGTCATCGGATGAAGATGAGTTCCCTGGTTTTCTaaaggatgaagatgatgattattTCCAACCAATCACAATGGTGGCACCAAAGGGTAGAAAGAGTCGAAGGAAGAAAATCCCCCCAAGAAAATGGTATGATGAGAAGAGGCTTCAACCACATGAACAATTGTGTGTGAAAATGTGTTTTACCAATGTGCAACAATTCGAAATGCTTTAATTGATTTGCACATTGCACAAAGCAGAAACTACATGTACCACAGGAACTCCAACATAAGGATCATTGTGAAGTGCATAAAGGATAAGTGTCCTTTCTACATGTCAGCATCTGAGATCAAAGGTGAGAAGACATTTGTGCTTCGTAAGATGGAAATTCACCATACATGTCCTACAACAACTGAGTCAACAAGGGTCAGTGCTAGATGGTTGGCACATAAATATGAAGGTTTGTTCAGATCAGATACAAACACAGGAATTCAGACTTTGATTGATAGTGCAAGGCAACACTATGGTGTCGAAATCTCAAAGATGACTGCCTACAGGGCAAAGTGGTTGGCTGTTGATGCTGTGCTAGGTGATCATAGAGAGCAATATGTGAGGCTAAGAGACTTTGCCCAAACAGTAGTTGATACTAACCCTGGCAGTAGGGTTATTGTAACAACTGTCACTCCAGCTCCATCTGTACAGAGCCCTCATCCAGGTCCTACATTTCATGGACTTTTCTTCTGCATCAATGGAGCCAGGGAGGGTTTTCTAAAAGGCTGCCGGCCTTTCATAGGTCAGCATTTTCTTACAAAATTAATGGTTTGCTGATTTAAGATAGTTGTGCATTGCTGATTTAAGATAGTTGTGCATTGCTGATTTATGAAGCTGCATATATGCAGGGTTGGATGGCTGCTTTATTAAACTATGCACTGGAGCTCAAATCTTAGCAGCAACTGGCCGTGATGGAAATAATAACATGTACCCTATAGCCTTTGCTGTGGTTCCTAAAGAAGATACTGACCAATCGGTCTGTCGGTTTTTGACGCAGCTGAAATATGCTTTAGGTGGGGAATCAGGAGATTTTGGCTACTACACTATTATGTCAGACAGACAAAAGGTTTGCAACTCTCTCCCTTTTACATTGTGAAGTAGCAACTCTCTCTTCCCTTTACATTGTCAAGTACAAAATGCGACTGGCTGAGCTATATTTTTTTCCTATGTTCTATGTATATAGGGCCTCCTCAAAGCAGTAAGTCAAGTATTTCCTAATTGTCCTCAGAGGTACTGCCTACGGCATATATATGCCAACTTTCAAACTGCTGGATTTAGGGGTGAGGATTTGAAGAAATGCATGGATGCAGCCGCTTATGCCTACCACAAAGATCATTTTGATGTTGCCATGGCAAATTTGAAGGTAGAGAGTGAACAGGCTTGGACATGGCTAAGTAAAATCCCTGTGCACACATGGGCCAGACATGCTTTCGACACCAACTGCAAGACAGATTTGGTCGTGAACAACCTCAGCGAAGTGTTCAACGAGTACATTCTGGATGTAAGGAAGAAGCCAATCGGAACCATGATTGAAGGGATAAAGAACAAGCGCGATGACTAGGCATCATGACAAAAGGGAAGGTGTACGCACAGCTAGATGGGAAATTACTCCTCACTTTACAGAGATGCTTGAGCTGTCAAAGAAGTACTCTAGATTCTGCACACCAAGGATTTCAGATGTTGATTTGTGGCAAGTTACTAATAGGAAGGGTGATGCAATTCATGAAGTCAATCTGGTTGCAAGGACTTGTGGATGTAGGAGATGGGATGTCACTGGTATGCCTTGCAACCATGCTCGTGAGTGCTATAATCAAAGCAAAGCAAGTTCCAGAAGACTATGTGAACCCATTTTTCAAGAAGCAAATGTATGTTGAAGCATACAAGCCAGTCATCTACCCAGTTCCGGGACAACATGATTGGACAAAGACAAAAACTCCAGACATCATTCCACCAGAGTTCTACATTTCCAAAGGGAGGAAGGcagagaagaggaggaagggaaagaaTGAGGTGCCAAAGCCCAAAGACACATCAAGAATGGGAACTATTACTTGCTCGAACCGCAATCTCCGAGGACACAAGTATACTAGCTGCCTCAAGGACTTGAGGCCAGATCTTGTGATCAGAAAGAACAAGCATGCGGTAAATATTTGACTTGCTGTTGTACACATTTAACTTGTATCTTGTGATAATTCTCTACCTATTTAACTTGTATCTGCTATTTTACTTGTAATAgcctgcagcacaagctccacatgctgcagcacaagctccacatgCTGCAGCACATGATGCTGCTCAAGCAAGTCCACATGCTCCACATCCTGCAGCTCAAGCGGCTCCGCATCCTGCAGCTCAAGCGGCTCCGCATCCTACTAGACAACCTTTTGTGCCACCAAGGATGGCTTCACAAGATGGGCGGCAAGAACAAGTACCAGGTGCAGCTTACACAAGGGGCAGAACTTGGGGATACTTCAATTGTGGCTATGTCAATGCTGAAGGGGAAGGACAATCTTCAAACAACTGTGGCTAGAAACAGTTGTTCATGCTATTAAACATCTATGTTGTAATGGACAACCTTATTGCGTTACTGCATTTGATGTCATTTTGTTAGCCGAATGCTGCTATGTTAGTCGAATGTTGTTCTGTTAGTCGAATGCTGCTATGAGTGACCTTATAACTTTAAGTGATGAAGACATATTGTTAGTCGAATGCTGCTAAGTTGTTCTGAATTTATCTGCTATGAGTGGTATCTGGATGAATTTATCTGTTCAATGTTGTTGAATTTACCAGTCAAAATTATCTGTTCAATATCTCTTCAATGTTCTGACTGTATCAGTTGAGCCGCCGTCGACGTGCTGACCACGGCGACCACAaacgggcggcgccgccgtgccctTGTGCCGCACCGCCATCGCCGTGCTGACCACGACGACCACAaacgggcggcgccgccgtgccctTGTGCCGCACCGCCTCAGACGTGCTGACCACGGCGACCACAaacgggcggcgccgccgtgccctTTAACATATATAAGTAGCACCACCTTTAACAAAGTACCAGCACCTTTAACATATATAAGTACCATATAAAACTGAGACACAATCATAGGATGTTTGACAGAACCATAGCATATATAAGTAGCACCATAACAGGATTCAGTCTCATACATAGCTTACAATGTCAGAACCATATAGCATATATAGGTACATAATATGGTTCAACATGGATTAACACATACTAGTCTAGCTTCAGCAACATACAACATAGTAGTTAAAGACATCATTCCTGGCATATTCCAGCAATCATCTTCATCTTTTCCTTGTTGACATGGTGAGCTTTCAGAAGATCTGCAACGTAGTATTCtagcttcttcttctcttccttcaaaGTAGCAACTTGCCCATCGACACTCTGCATCTTTACAGCCTCTAGCTGAAACTCtagcttcttcttctcttcttcaagCCTACCAACTTGTTCTTCTAACTTACGCATCTTCGCAGCCGCCAACTCCAGCTTTTTATTGTCTTCCTTCAAACAGGCAACTTTGAGCTCTGCCTGCTGCCTCTTAGCAAACTCAAGCTCATGAGTGGTAGCCTCTGCAACATACTCCAAAGTGTCACCCAATTGCTTGTGCAGCTCTAGGTTTTTCTTCTCTAATTCCCTAGTCTTCAAGACTAGCTGGTAGTTTTTTGTAGCAGCATCCACACTAGCATGCATTCTGGAGTCCCTCTCTTCCTCATACATAGCCCACAACTTGACCAAAGCGTTCGAAAGTGGCAATGGCCACCGCTGGTCTACCCACACAACCTTATCacacatcacctcctcctacaaaTTAACTGACATTTAGTATGCTACACAAATAATTAAACTAGGAAGTACAAATAGACACAAATTTTATAGCAATTTCACTAGGCAGTACCACAGGAATTACATAGTCAATTTCACTAGGCAGTACCACAATAATTATATAGGAATTTCAGTATCACAAAGATGTCTAGACCAAGAATTTAGCTCAGCTAAATTTACATAGCCACAGAATACATTTAAGTGAGATGTATCTACATCAGCAACAACATTTAACTTAGCACATATATTTTAACTAGGCAGTAGCAATGGCAATTCATACTAACAGCATTTAACTTAGCAAACAACTTAGCAAAGCACTAACAACATTTGTACTATCAGCATTTGTACTAACAGCAATTTCTGCTGCGCAATACCAATTTCTATCCATAGCAATTTCTACCCACACTAATCAACTTGACCTACCTTGCATCCACATCCAAGGAATCTCCTCCCGGTATTCTCTCCTTCAAAGCAAACATATTTGTACATCGGCATGTCATGGTTGCAACGAATATCAGAGTCCTCATATCCAGTGAAATCTTGGTCTACAATGTTCTCTGGAATCTAAAttatttgcagagaaaacaagaattaGACATGCTGGGGAAAAGGTGAGGACACATCGGAGTCGTGCAATGCTTTGCGGTGGTAGGCAGAGCTCGCATCGCGGCAAAAGCCGGCTTAGAATCAAAAAATCCCCAATTCcccgcaaaccctaaccctaactatgcACTTACGGGCGGCGCGGACCGATGTCGTGCCCATGGTCGAAATCCGACGGCCAGGCTGTCCTCGCTGCTCTCCCCATCGTTCCATGAGGGCATGGCGACGAGGCGGCCCGTCGGCTTGGCGGCgtggaggcgacgaggcggcccggCGGCGTGGCGGCGTCGAGACCTAACTAGCAGGGGGAATGGGGACGAGAAAACGAGTTCGGTTCCGGGTCCGAGCTGGGCGTTAAGTGCCTCCGTGCCCTAACGCCAGCGGAAACGGCCGTTTGGCCAGCTGGCACCTGACAGTGGGGCCTAAG contains:
- the LOC124702273 gene encoding phosphatidylinositol transfer protein 1-like translates to MVQIKEFRIVMPMSIEEYEIGLSYTIMKMEQQNTNGKEGVEVLQQVPFEDEKLGEGQFTSKVYHLQSKIPSWMKGFASASALAVHENSWSAYPKSRTVIKCPLFSKCSLTIDTVIRPDNGCSENAHDLTGQQLAAREVEVVDIASVSRDYWSKVITAPNVDLTTFRSQQTDRGPLLKGWMDSCRPVMTIYKLVTMDAPIWGLGERLEDCLIAGERALFLACHRLCFAWIDEWHDMTMEQIREMERHTELLLKKTLKKSGKAGSKHEGKRKTLKDEIAVVGSCN
- the LOC124702274 gene encoding low temperature-induced protein lt101.2; protein product: MASATFLEVILAIILPPVGVFLRYGLAVEFWICLLLTILGYIPGIIYAVYVLVA